In Conger conger chromosome 12, fConCon1.1, whole genome shotgun sequence, one DNA window encodes the following:
- the aggf1 gene encoding angiogenic factor with G patch and FHA domains 1 isoform X3, with translation MKRSVNIASLLTVNHLNGSTGTRSKVDLATWYNIESKMATNGEENSESEVAGLRIKVETLRHKLKTCKGEIHKLQKQLNKTERLQKNTEKYNDDLRKQVDKLSAEIHERKKREKSRTNAETQTEDYTWTESDYYNYYYGSSYQSETTATVATETQEISTSEVPESQGTVEPCQAGAENITDDSKLQENCTSAAVNPEETGGASIADIIRATAEEAVSQTGFVFDETSGMYYDHSTSLYYDSASQLYYDANSGMYYYYDAESGRYQFHSRVEVQSYQAAPDPDKKSKKKKKESEKSSRKEAEKSSLQDSKVEEVTSSMAKMKIASYGYGATSKGSEEAWPPCVRVTVVRSPVLQTGTLYIITADMPATIGREKDMDHAIRIPEVGVSKFHAEVYFDQELQCYVLVDQGSQNGTVINGNRILQPKAKSEPCTLTHGDEVKMGDTVLSFHIHSGNDTCDGCEPGQVIAHLNRHKRDEPGGQVMNREDKEVKRQKELKQMKVKYGLKNSEYEGAKVMNNSKYQDRAEKRRQVVGSEGAFHRDDAPASVHVEISDGNKGRKMLEKMGWKKGEGLGKDGAGRKDPIQLKIRKSHAGLGTAAAVSVDHAVLNRSKNQENWEKARERFADTCQTSNPSSKKETQVLTPWVKSKVDE, from the exons ATGAAGCGAAGTGTAAACATCGCATCTTTACTAACA GTTAATCACCTCAACGGCTCGACTGGAACACGTTCAAAAGTCGACTTGGCGACCTGGTATA ATATTGAGTCTAAAATGGCGACAAATGGGGAGGAAAACTCGGAATCGGAGGTTGCAGGGCTGAGGATTAAAGTGGAGACCCTGAGGCATAAACTGAAAACGTGCAAAGGTGAAATACACAAGTTACAGAAGCAACTTAACAAAACAGAGCGACTGCAGAAGAACACAGAAAAATACAACGATGACCTACGAAAACag GTTGATAAATTAAGTGCTGAAATCCAcgaaaggaagaagagagagaaaagcagaaCAAATGCAGAGACGCAAACAGAGGACTACACCTGGACAGAATCAG ATtattacaactactactacGGAAGCAGTTACCAGAGTGAGACTACAGCGACTGTGGCTACAGAAACACAAGAAATTTCAACTTCAGAGGTTCCTGAAAGTCAGGGAACTGTGGAACCATGTCAGGCAGGGGCAGAGAATATTACAGATGACTCAAAATTACAAGAGAATTGCACCTCTGCTGCTGTTAATCCAGAG GAAACTGGTGGAGCCTCCATTGCTGACATCATAAGAGCTACAGCGGAAGAGGCAGTTTCTCAAACTGGATTTGTCTTCGATGAAACCTCTGGAATGTATTACGATCACAGTACCAGCCTCTACTATGATTCG GCCAGTCAGCTGTACTACGATGCCAACTCGGGGATGTATTACTACTATGACGCCGAAAGCGGGCGATACCAGTTCCACTCCAGAGTGGAGGTGCAGTCCTACCAGGCCGCCCCAGATCCCGACAAAaagagcaaaaagaaaaaaaaggaatccGAGAAATCTTCAAGAAAGGAGGCTGAGAAATCTTCCCTTCAGGACAGCAag GTAGAAGAGGTGACTAGCTCAATGGCTAAAATGAAGATTGCTTCTTATGGATACGGTGCTACAAGTAAAG GGTCGGAGGAGGCCTGGCCGCCGTGCGTCAGGGTGACGGTGGTCCGCTCTCCGGTGCTGCAGACGGGGACCCTCTACATCATCACCGCCGACATGCCGGCCACCATCGGGAG AGAGAAGGACATGGACCATGCAATCAGAATACCTGAAGTGGGCGTTAGTAAG TTCCATGCAGAAGTTTATTTTGACCAGGAATTGCAGTGCTATGTGCTCGTGGACCAGGGCAGCCAGAACGGGACCGTCATCAACGGCAACCGTATTCTGCAA CCGAAGGCAAAGAGCGAGCCCTGCACTCTGACGCACGGCGACGAGGTTAAGATGGGCGACACGGTGCTGTCCTTCCACATCCACTCGGGCAACGACACCTGTGACGGCTGCGAACCGGGCCAGGTCATCGCCCACCTCAACCGTCACAAGAGGGACGAGCCGGGCG GTCAAGTGATGAACAGAGAAGATAAGGAGGTTAAACGGCAGAAAGAACTGaagcaaatgaaagtgaaatatGGCTTGAAA AACAGTGAATATGAGGGAGCCAAGGTCATGAACAACTCCAAGTATCAGGACCGTGCGGAAAAGCGCCGACAGGTGGTGGGAAGCGAAGGGGCTTTCCACAGGGACGACGCTCCCGCTTCCGTTCACGT AGAAATTAGTGATGGAAACAAAGGAAGGAAGATGCTGGAAAAGATGGGTTGGAAGAAAGGGGAAGGATTGGGCAAAGATGGAGCAGGAAGGAAGGATCCG ATTCAGCTGAAGATCCGCAAGTCTCACGCGGGCCTAGGAACCGCCGCTGCAGTGTCTGTGGACCATGCTGTCCTGAACAGGAGCAAGAATCAGGAGAACTGGGAGAAAGCACGGGAGAGGTTTGCCGATACCTGCCAAACCTCTAATCCTTCCAGTAAGAAAGAGACCCAGGTGCTCACGCCATGGGTCAAGAGCAAAGTGGATGAGTGA
- the aggf1 gene encoding angiogenic factor with G patch and FHA domains 1 isoform X1 yields the protein MKRSVNIASLLTVNHLNGSTGTRSKVDLATWYNIESKMATNGEENSESEVAGLRIKVETLRHKLKTCKGEIHKLQKQLNKTERLQKNTEKYNDDLRKQVDKLSAEIHERKKREKSRTNAETQTEDYTWTESDYYNYYYGSSYQSETTATVATETQEISTSEVPESQGTVEPCQAGAENITDDSKLQENCTSAAVNPEETGGASIADIIRATAEEAVSQTGFVFDETSGMYYDHSTSLYYDSASQLYYDANSGMYYYYDAESGRYQFHSRVEVQSYQAAPDPDKKSKKKKKESEKSSRKEAEKSSLQDSKDLSAEVWKDENDGRRSRQKGKRSPSRRVKKRSRSPRGRSRSPRGRSRSPRGRSRSPRWRSHSPKRRSSSPCTSEDGVVKRAKGKRKKSKKASRARRRARSAAASSESEPEEGEITESEGECPSSAKSSAKSSTDSTSESEDQGGSEEAWPPCVRVTVVRSPVLQTGTLYIITADMPATIGREKDMDHAIRIPEVGVSKFHAEVYFDQELQCYVLVDQGSQNGTVINGNRILQPKAKSEPCTLTHGDEVKMGDTVLSFHIHSGNDTCDGCEPGQVIAHLNRHKRDEPGGQVMNREDKEVKRQKELKQMKVKYGLKNSEYEGAKVMNNSKYQDRAEKRRQVVGSEGAFHRDDAPASVHVEISDGNKGRKMLEKMGWKKGEGLGKDGAGRKDPIQLKIRKSHAGLGTAAAVSVDHAVLNRSKNQENWEKARERFADTCQTSNPSSKKETQVLTPWVKSKVDE from the exons ATGAAGCGAAGTGTAAACATCGCATCTTTACTAACA GTTAATCACCTCAACGGCTCGACTGGAACACGTTCAAAAGTCGACTTGGCGACCTGGTATA ATATTGAGTCTAAAATGGCGACAAATGGGGAGGAAAACTCGGAATCGGAGGTTGCAGGGCTGAGGATTAAAGTGGAGACCCTGAGGCATAAACTGAAAACGTGCAAAGGTGAAATACACAAGTTACAGAAGCAACTTAACAAAACAGAGCGACTGCAGAAGAACACAGAAAAATACAACGATGACCTACGAAAACag GTTGATAAATTAAGTGCTGAAATCCAcgaaaggaagaagagagagaaaagcagaaCAAATGCAGAGACGCAAACAGAGGACTACACCTGGACAGAATCAG ATtattacaactactactacGGAAGCAGTTACCAGAGTGAGACTACAGCGACTGTGGCTACAGAAACACAAGAAATTTCAACTTCAGAGGTTCCTGAAAGTCAGGGAACTGTGGAACCATGTCAGGCAGGGGCAGAGAATATTACAGATGACTCAAAATTACAAGAGAATTGCACCTCTGCTGCTGTTAATCCAGAG GAAACTGGTGGAGCCTCCATTGCTGACATCATAAGAGCTACAGCGGAAGAGGCAGTTTCTCAAACTGGATTTGTCTTCGATGAAACCTCTGGAATGTATTACGATCACAGTACCAGCCTCTACTATGATTCG GCCAGTCAGCTGTACTACGATGCCAACTCGGGGATGTATTACTACTATGACGCCGAAAGCGGGCGATACCAGTTCCACTCCAGAGTGGAGGTGCAGTCCTACCAGGCCGCCCCAGATCCCGACAAAaagagcaaaaagaaaaaaaaggaatccGAGAAATCTTCAAGAAAGGAGGCTGAGAAATCTTCCCTTCAGGACAGCAag GACCTGTCGGCTGAAGTGTGGAAGGATGAGAATGATGGGAGGAGGTCGCGACAGAAGGGGAAGAGGTCTCCATCTCGTAGAGTCAAGAAAAGGTCCCGCAGCCCAAGAGGGAGGTCCCGCAGCCCAAGAGGGAGGTCCCGCAGCCCAAGAGGGAGGTCCCGCAGCCCAAGATGGAGGTCTCATAGCCCGAAAAGAAGGTCAAGTAGCCCCTGCACTTCTGAGGATGGGGTAGTAAAGAGGGCGAAAGGCAAGCGGAAAAAATCCAAGAAGGCGTCGCGCGCGCGGAGAAGAGCGCGTTCGGCCGCGGCGAGCAGCGAGAGCGAACCGGAGGAGGGAGAGATCACCGAGTCCGAGGGGGAGTGCCCCAGCTCCGCCAAGTCCTCCGCCAAGTCCTCCACCGACTCCACGTCCGAGTCCGAGGACCAGGGAG GGTCGGAGGAGGCCTGGCCGCCGTGCGTCAGGGTGACGGTGGTCCGCTCTCCGGTGCTGCAGACGGGGACCCTCTACATCATCACCGCCGACATGCCGGCCACCATCGGGAG AGAGAAGGACATGGACCATGCAATCAGAATACCTGAAGTGGGCGTTAGTAAG TTCCATGCAGAAGTTTATTTTGACCAGGAATTGCAGTGCTATGTGCTCGTGGACCAGGGCAGCCAGAACGGGACCGTCATCAACGGCAACCGTATTCTGCAA CCGAAGGCAAAGAGCGAGCCCTGCACTCTGACGCACGGCGACGAGGTTAAGATGGGCGACACGGTGCTGTCCTTCCACATCCACTCGGGCAACGACACCTGTGACGGCTGCGAACCGGGCCAGGTCATCGCCCACCTCAACCGTCACAAGAGGGACGAGCCGGGCG GTCAAGTGATGAACAGAGAAGATAAGGAGGTTAAACGGCAGAAAGAACTGaagcaaatgaaagtgaaatatGGCTTGAAA AACAGTGAATATGAGGGAGCCAAGGTCATGAACAACTCCAAGTATCAGGACCGTGCGGAAAAGCGCCGACAGGTGGTGGGAAGCGAAGGGGCTTTCCACAGGGACGACGCTCCCGCTTCCGTTCACGT AGAAATTAGTGATGGAAACAAAGGAAGGAAGATGCTGGAAAAGATGGGTTGGAAGAAAGGGGAAGGATTGGGCAAAGATGGAGCAGGAAGGAAGGATCCG ATTCAGCTGAAGATCCGCAAGTCTCACGCGGGCCTAGGAACCGCCGCTGCAGTGTCTGTGGACCATGCTGTCCTGAACAGGAGCAAGAATCAGGAGAACTGGGAGAAAGCACGGGAGAGGTTTGCCGATACCTGCCAAACCTCTAATCCTTCCAGTAAGAAAGAGACCCAGGTGCTCACGCCATGGGTCAAGAGCAAAGTGGATGAGTGA
- the aggf1 gene encoding angiogenic factor with G patch and FHA domains 1 isoform X2: MATNGEENSESEVAGLRIKVETLRHKLKTCKGEIHKLQKQLNKTERLQKNTEKYNDDLRKQVDKLSAEIHERKKREKSRTNAETQTEDYTWTESDYYNYYYGSSYQSETTATVATETQEISTSEVPESQGTVEPCQAGAENITDDSKLQENCTSAAVNPEETGGASIADIIRATAEEAVSQTGFVFDETSGMYYDHSTSLYYDSASQLYYDANSGMYYYYDAESGRYQFHSRVEVQSYQAAPDPDKKSKKKKKESEKSSRKEAEKSSLQDSKDLSAEVWKDENDGRRSRQKGKRSPSRRVKKRSRSPRGRSRSPRGRSRSPRGRSRSPRWRSHSPKRRSSSPCTSEDGVVKRAKGKRKKSKKASRARRRARSAAASSESEPEEGEITESEGECPSSAKSSAKSSTDSTSESEDQGGSEEAWPPCVRVTVVRSPVLQTGTLYIITADMPATIGREKDMDHAIRIPEVGVSKFHAEVYFDQELQCYVLVDQGSQNGTVINGNRILQPKAKSEPCTLTHGDEVKMGDTVLSFHIHSGNDTCDGCEPGQVIAHLNRHKRDEPGGQVMNREDKEVKRQKELKQMKVKYGLKNSEYEGAKVMNNSKYQDRAEKRRQVVGSEGAFHRDDAPASVHVEISDGNKGRKMLEKMGWKKGEGLGKDGAGRKDPIQLKIRKSHAGLGTAAAVSVDHAVLNRSKNQENWEKARERFADTCQTSNPSSKKETQVLTPWVKSKVDE; encoded by the exons ATGGCGACAAATGGGGAGGAAAACTCGGAATCGGAGGTTGCAGGGCTGAGGATTAAAGTGGAGACCCTGAGGCATAAACTGAAAACGTGCAAAGGTGAAATACACAAGTTACAGAAGCAACTTAACAAAACAGAGCGACTGCAGAAGAACACAGAAAAATACAACGATGACCTACGAAAACag GTTGATAAATTAAGTGCTGAAATCCAcgaaaggaagaagagagagaaaagcagaaCAAATGCAGAGACGCAAACAGAGGACTACACCTGGACAGAATCAG ATtattacaactactactacGGAAGCAGTTACCAGAGTGAGACTACAGCGACTGTGGCTACAGAAACACAAGAAATTTCAACTTCAGAGGTTCCTGAAAGTCAGGGAACTGTGGAACCATGTCAGGCAGGGGCAGAGAATATTACAGATGACTCAAAATTACAAGAGAATTGCACCTCTGCTGCTGTTAATCCAGAG GAAACTGGTGGAGCCTCCATTGCTGACATCATAAGAGCTACAGCGGAAGAGGCAGTTTCTCAAACTGGATTTGTCTTCGATGAAACCTCTGGAATGTATTACGATCACAGTACCAGCCTCTACTATGATTCG GCCAGTCAGCTGTACTACGATGCCAACTCGGGGATGTATTACTACTATGACGCCGAAAGCGGGCGATACCAGTTCCACTCCAGAGTGGAGGTGCAGTCCTACCAGGCCGCCCCAGATCCCGACAAAaagagcaaaaagaaaaaaaaggaatccGAGAAATCTTCAAGAAAGGAGGCTGAGAAATCTTCCCTTCAGGACAGCAag GACCTGTCGGCTGAAGTGTGGAAGGATGAGAATGATGGGAGGAGGTCGCGACAGAAGGGGAAGAGGTCTCCATCTCGTAGAGTCAAGAAAAGGTCCCGCAGCCCAAGAGGGAGGTCCCGCAGCCCAAGAGGGAGGTCCCGCAGCCCAAGAGGGAGGTCCCGCAGCCCAAGATGGAGGTCTCATAGCCCGAAAAGAAGGTCAAGTAGCCCCTGCACTTCTGAGGATGGGGTAGTAAAGAGGGCGAAAGGCAAGCGGAAAAAATCCAAGAAGGCGTCGCGCGCGCGGAGAAGAGCGCGTTCGGCCGCGGCGAGCAGCGAGAGCGAACCGGAGGAGGGAGAGATCACCGAGTCCGAGGGGGAGTGCCCCAGCTCCGCCAAGTCCTCCGCCAAGTCCTCCACCGACTCCACGTCCGAGTCCGAGGACCAGGGAG GGTCGGAGGAGGCCTGGCCGCCGTGCGTCAGGGTGACGGTGGTCCGCTCTCCGGTGCTGCAGACGGGGACCCTCTACATCATCACCGCCGACATGCCGGCCACCATCGGGAG AGAGAAGGACATGGACCATGCAATCAGAATACCTGAAGTGGGCGTTAGTAAG TTCCATGCAGAAGTTTATTTTGACCAGGAATTGCAGTGCTATGTGCTCGTGGACCAGGGCAGCCAGAACGGGACCGTCATCAACGGCAACCGTATTCTGCAA CCGAAGGCAAAGAGCGAGCCCTGCACTCTGACGCACGGCGACGAGGTTAAGATGGGCGACACGGTGCTGTCCTTCCACATCCACTCGGGCAACGACACCTGTGACGGCTGCGAACCGGGCCAGGTCATCGCCCACCTCAACCGTCACAAGAGGGACGAGCCGGGCG GTCAAGTGATGAACAGAGAAGATAAGGAGGTTAAACGGCAGAAAGAACTGaagcaaatgaaagtgaaatatGGCTTGAAA AACAGTGAATATGAGGGAGCCAAGGTCATGAACAACTCCAAGTATCAGGACCGTGCGGAAAAGCGCCGACAGGTGGTGGGAAGCGAAGGGGCTTTCCACAGGGACGACGCTCCCGCTTCCGTTCACGT AGAAATTAGTGATGGAAACAAAGGAAGGAAGATGCTGGAAAAGATGGGTTGGAAGAAAGGGGAAGGATTGGGCAAAGATGGAGCAGGAAGGAAGGATCCG ATTCAGCTGAAGATCCGCAAGTCTCACGCGGGCCTAGGAACCGCCGCTGCAGTGTCTGTGGACCATGCTGTCCTGAACAGGAGCAAGAATCAGGAGAACTGGGAGAAAGCACGGGAGAGGTTTGCCGATACCTGCCAAACCTCTAATCCTTCCAGTAAGAAAGAGACCCAGGTGCTCACGCCATGGGTCAAGAGCAAAGTGGATGAGTGA